One genomic region from Prunus persica cultivar Lovell chromosome G3, Prunus_persica_NCBIv2, whole genome shotgun sequence encodes:
- the LOC18781835 gene encoding zinc transporter 5 yields MTKLRHYGYFASLCLLIIPVVVFADCSGEAEATEAGQGHKPQALKLKVAAIAFVLFAGAMGVGIPILGKAIPCLNPGSSLFSIIKVFAAGVILATGFIHVLPDAFESLTSPCLKENPWRMFPFTGFVATVAAIGTLISNRVITLYFVLINVLNTNSFVCTLLQVLELGTVVHSIIIGISLGVSGSPDTIRPLVAALAFYQFFEGIGLGGCIAQANFKSRATAVMALFFSLTTPIGVAIGIGISNIYTENSPTALVVEGVLNAASAGILIYMSLVDMLVAELMNSKLQSNIRLLAGANLSVLLGAGCISLLAIWS; encoded by the exons atgaccaaattaaggcactacggcta CTTCGCGTCCTTATGCCTTTTAATAATTCCCGTGGTGGTTTTCGCCGACTGCTCCGGTGAGGCTGAGGCTACTGAAGCTGGGCAGGGGCACAAACCCCAGGCCCTAAAATTAAAAGTCGCAGCCATTGCATTCGTACTGTTTGCTGGCGCAATGGGTGTTGGCATTCCCATTCTTGGGAAGGCCATACCTTGTCTAAATCCGGGCAGCAGCCTGTTTTCAATAATCAAGGTGTTTGCAGCCGGTGTCATATTGGCCACCGGCTTCATTCATGTCCTTCCCGATGCCTTCGAAAGCTTGACGTCTCCATGCCTGAAGGAGAACCCGTGGAGGATGTTTCCCTTCACTGGGTTTGTGGCGACGGTTGCTGCCATTGGAACTTTGATTAGTAACAGGGTGATTA cgctttattttgttttaattaatgttttgaatactaattcttttgtttgtaCTTTGTTGCAGGTTTTGGAGTTGGGTACTGTCGTCCACTCCATCATCATAGGAATCTCCTTGGGTGTTTCTGGAAGTCCAGACACCATAAGGCCCTTAGTTGCTGCGTTAGccttttatcaattttttgaAGGCATAGGCCTTGGTGGATGTATAGCTCAG GCGAATTTCAAGTCTCGAGCAACTGCAGTCATGGCACTGTTCTTCTCCCTCACAACTCCTATTGGAGTTGCGATCGGGATTGGAATATCGAACATCTATACAGAAAACAGCCCGACAGCCCTTGTGGTTGAAGGCGTTTTAAACGCGGCTTCAGCGGGTATTTTAATTTACATGTCGCTGGTCGATATGCTTGTGGCCGAGCTTATGAACTCAAAGCTGCAGAGCAATATAAGGCTTCTGGCTGGGGCCAATTTATCAGTTCTTCTTGGGGCAGGGTGCATATCATTATTAGCCATATGGTCTTAG